The DNA window ATATATGACAGGACCCTGTGAAATTGGTCATCCGGGTCTTGTTTTTAAGAACTCTGTTTTAATAATAATGTTGGCAGATAAGAGTACCTGAGGCACAAAGTCTGTCAAAAATAAAAAGAGACTAATGAGTAATTTCATTAACCAGAAAGAAGTTTTCGGAGATTCGTTTTTGCTGGAATCGGCAAAGGCGGAGAACCTGTACTTCGGATATGCGAAAGACCTTCCGGTGATCGATTACCATAATCACCTGGAACCGGATGTCATTGCTAAAAATCATAACTTCCGGTCACCGGCCGCGATCTGGCTGGACGGCGACCATTACAAATGGAGGGCGATGAGGAACTTCGGCGTTGAGGAAAAATTCATTTCCGGAAATGCAACGGACGAAGAAAAATTCCGGAAATGGGCGGAAGTGGTACCTTACACATTAAGAAACCCTTTATTCCACTGGACCCATCTTGAACTTAAAAACCCGTTCGGGATTACGGAATACCTTTCCGGAAAAAATTCGGCAGCGGTATATTCCAAAATGAACGAAGCGCTCCAGTCGGACCCGTTCCGGCCGCAGCAGCTCCTTCAGCATTTCAAAGTAGAAACGCTTTGCACAACGGATGATCCTTCAGACAGCCTGGAATTCCATCAGGCCATCAAAGCCTCTGATTTTACAGCCGGTGTATTCCCGGCATTCAGGCCGGATGTTTACATTGCTTTCAGTGATGCGGAAGCGTACTGGAACAATCTTCAGAAGCTTGAAAGAGCGAGCGGAATCAACATCAGGTCAGCTTCGGATCTTCTTGAAGCATTACAATCAAGAATCCATTATTTCCACGATAACGGAGCCCGTATTTCAGATCACGGCTTTGAGTTTTTCCCGGACACGCAGAAATGGAACAGCGCTTTGGATCAGGAATTCTCAGAATTTTTAAAAGGTGACCGCAAAACATTTTCGGATCCTGAAGCTCTATCCGGTTACCTGCTGAAAGAACTTTGCAAAATGTATGCAGCCAAAGGCTGGGTGCAGCAGTTCCATGTGGGGGCTACCCGGAACAACAATTCCAAAATGCTCCAAAGCATCGGGGTGAATGCAGGGTATGATGCCATCGGTGAGTCTTACTTTGCCCAGCGGATGAGCGTAATGTTTGATGAACTGAATGCCCAGCACAAGTTGCCAAAAACCATTATTTACACCCTTAATCCAACATTGAATGAAGTACTGGCTACCATGGCCGGAAACTTTAATGAGGAAGGCATTAAAGGAAAAGTACAGTTCGGGGCGGCATGGTGGTTTCTGGATCAGCTGGACGGGATGGAAAAACAGATGAATGCCGTTTCCAATTTAGGACTGATCAGCACCTTTATCGGGATGCTGACAGATTCCAGGAGTTTCCTTTCCTTCTCAAGGCACGAGTATTTCAGGAGGCTGCTGTGCAATATGTTCGGTTCCGAAATGGAGCGGGGACTATTGCCTAACGATGAAGAATGGGTGGGGAAAATCATTCAGGATATATGTTACTACAATACAAAAAACTATTTCGGATTCTAGCGTAGCCTCGTCAAGGTTCAAAACCTTGATAAGGCTCTAATTAAAAGGGTTTGGAATAAATCTAATGAAAGAAGTTATCCCGCAGGAGCTTTGAAAACGAAGCTCCTGCCGATAATGAAACTGAAAATTAATGAAAAGAATAGCCTTTACCGCGTGTAAACCGGAAAGGTTGGAAAAGAATATAAAACGAT is part of the Chryseobacterium camelliae genome and encodes:
- the uxaC gene encoding glucuronate isomerase gives rise to the protein MSNFINQKEVFGDSFLLESAKAENLYFGYAKDLPVIDYHNHLEPDVIAKNHNFRSPAAIWLDGDHYKWRAMRNFGVEEKFISGNATDEEKFRKWAEVVPYTLRNPLFHWTHLELKNPFGITEYLSGKNSAAVYSKMNEALQSDPFRPQQLLQHFKVETLCTTDDPSDSLEFHQAIKASDFTAGVFPAFRPDVYIAFSDAEAYWNNLQKLERASGINIRSASDLLEALQSRIHYFHDNGARISDHGFEFFPDTQKWNSALDQEFSEFLKGDRKTFSDPEALSGYLLKELCKMYAAKGWVQQFHVGATRNNNSKMLQSIGVNAGYDAIGESYFAQRMSVMFDELNAQHKLPKTIIYTLNPTLNEVLATMAGNFNEEGIKGKVQFGAAWWFLDQLDGMEKQMNAVSNLGLISTFIGMLTDSRSFLSFSRHEYFRRLLCNMFGSEMERGLLPNDEEWVGKIIQDICYYNTKNYFGF